A window of the Falco rusticolus isolate bFalRus1 chromosome 1, bFalRus1.pri, whole genome shotgun sequence genome harbors these coding sequences:
- the GALR2 gene encoding galanin receptor type 2: MNGSAAGSEAGWQPESVIIPLVYLLIFLVGTVGNCLVLAVLLRNGQVKNTTNLFILNLGVADLCFILFCVPFQATIYTLEGWVFGPFMCKAVHFFIYLTMYASSFTLATVSLDRYLAIRYPLHSRELRTPRNALMAICFIWGLSFIFSGPYLSYYKEFQLANLTVCHPIWEISQRKVMDICTFVFSYIIPVLILSLTYMLTIRYLWRSVDPLQDMSESKKAKRKVTRMIIIVAVLFCLCWLPHHLVILCVWFGYFPLNHTTYVLRILSHLLSYANSCVNPIVYALVSKHFRQGFKKIFICLLHKKAANKVHMVQVTNTVSALEAELSEVTHTSAALPSCSSVRCKVPAQPWGEAELVGHQQKADGGSITFNIT, translated from the exons ATGAACGGCTCGGCGGCAGGCTCCGAGGCGGGCTGGCAGCCCGAGTCGGTGATCATCCCGCTGGTGTACCTCCTCATCTTTCTCGTGGGCACGGTGGGCAACTGCCTGGTCCTGGCCGTGCTGCTGCGCAATGGGCAGGTGAAGAACACCACCAACCTCTTCATCCTCAACCTGGGGGTGGCCGACCTCTGCTTCATCCTCTTCTGCGTCCCCTTCCAAGCCACCATCTACACGCTGGAGGGCTGGGTATTTGGGCCCTTCATGTGCAAGGCTGTCCACTTCTTCATCTACCTCACCATGTATGCCAGCAGCTTCACCCTGGCCACCGTCTCCCTCGACAG GTATTTGGCCATACGATACCCCCTGCACTCAAGGGAGCTGAGGACGCCCAGGAATGCCCTCATGGCCATCTGCTTCATCTGGGGGCTTTCCTTCATCTTCTCGGGCCCTTACCTCAGCTACTATAAGGAGTTCCAGTTGGCCAACCTGACTGTCTGCCATCCCATCTGGGAGATCTCCCAGCGCAAGGTCATGGACATCTGCACCTTCGTCTTCAGCTACATCATCCCAGTGCTGATCCTGAGCCTCACTTACATGCTGACTATTCGCTACCTGTGGAGGTCTGTGGACCCTCTCCAAGATATGTCAGAGTCCAAGAAGGCCAAGCGGAAGGTCACCAGGATGATCATCATTGTAGCCGTCCTGTTCTGCCTCTGTTGGCTGCCCCATCACCTGGTCATCCTCTGTGTCTGGTTTGGGTACTTCCCCCTCAATCACACTACATATGTGCTCCGCATCCTCTCGCATCTCCTCTCCTACGCCAACTCCTGTGTGAACCCCATCGTCTATGCCCTGGTCTCCAAACATTTCCGCCAGGGCTTCAAGAAGATCTTCATCTGCCTCTTGCACAAGAAGGCAGCCAACAAAGTGCACATGGTCCAAGTGACAAACACCGTCAGCGCACTGGAGGCGGAGCTCAGCGAGGTGACCCACACCAGcgcagccctgcccagctgctcctccGTGCGCTGCAAGGTCCCAGCCCAACCctggggggaggcagagctggtgggacaTCAGCAGAAGGCAGATGGTGGCTCCATCACCTTCAACATCACCTAG